Sequence from the Thermocaproicibacter melissae genome:
GCGGATTTAACTTGCTCCCAAGACTGATCGTTTGAATTCTTTGCCGAATCAATAAGTCCGCAGCCAGATGCGGAAATGAGAAGAAGCCCCGCCGAAAGAATCACAGCCAGCTTTTTCGCTTTTATCATATTACGATACACTCCAAATTTCACTTTATATCTGTATGCTACCATATTACCTAACTAAAGTAAATAGGCAACAGCAATTTCGGCGGGTTGCCCTTTTTTGCCCGGCTTTCTAGACAGGATTCAGTCTTTTTCACAAAAATCAGACCAATTCTTGGTACTGTTAGAGTCTTAGCTTATTTTTATTGTATCATAAGGATGAAAAAGAGAAAAGTCAAAAACTATATTTTCCTCAACCGGCAGCAATTGAATCCAAATTCTTTTCGTACTATAATGTTTAAAAGAAGTCATTGCGGTGATTATGGATGAGATTTCTCATATTATCTACGGCAACCGGTGAGGGGCATAATTCCGCCTCTCTGGCTGTCGGCAAGGCTTTGGAGGCACGAGACTGTGAGACCAAGGTTCTTGATGTTCTCAAATTAAAAAAAGAATCGGTTTCCCGGCGGGTTTCGGACCTTTACGCCGGCATTACGGTACATTCTCCGCGTTTTTTCAGTAAACTTTACCGCATCGGCGAATTGATTTCCTCGCCGGGTGGTCACTCGCCGATTTACGGATTAAATACTCTATATGCAGACCGTCTTTTTGAAGAAATTACCCGTTTTCGGCCGGATGCGATCATCTGCCCGCACATTTTTTCCGCACAGGCTATCACTCATCTGCGCAGGGGCCATGGCTTAAAGCTCCCCGCGGCAGGTCTCGCGACGGATTACACCTGCATCCCGTTCTGGGAAGAATCGTCGCTTGACAGCTACATCATTCCCCACGCCGCGCTCAAGCAGGAATTCGCCTCAAAAGGCATTTCGCCTGAACTTCTTTGCCCGCTTGGAATCCCTGTGCAGCCGGAATTTTTGAAACACGTACCGAAGGAAGAAGCGCGCCGCTCATTTCACCTGACGGCTTCGCATATCTTTTT
This genomic interval carries:
- a CDS encoding MGDG synthase family glycosyltransferase, yielding MRFLILSTATGEGHNSASLAVGKALEARDCETKVLDVLKLKKESVSRRVSDLYAGITVHSPRFFSKLYRIGELISSPGGHSPIYGLNTLYADRLFEEITRFRPDAIICPHIFSAQAITHLRRGHGLKLPAAGLATDYTCIPFWEESSLDSYIIPHAALKQEFASKGISPELLCPLGIPVQPEFLKHVPKEEARRSFHLTASHIFLLMGGSMGYGDIDRIAAALTEAIPDSQAVVLCGNNQELLHRLIPTEKIIPFTYTDRVAELMDAADVVLTKPGGLSSTEAIAKRVPLVLTQPIPGCEQRNAEFLSSHGAAVFRQDIKDIVSAVRELALDEGAAENIKEAQKKFWPDDTNERIADYLIALASRTVGCKVQ